Proteins encoded together in one Porites lutea chromosome 2, jaPorLute2.1, whole genome shotgun sequence window:
- the LOC140928607 gene encoding uncharacterized protein codes for MSITLYEDEKSFTEGKGVTFTQSRANLLKDGKFTIADVKAGNWIFYERQDYHGPLVKTVRVVEKHVTISGVNGSVFLVENPELILFKDFGYRGERKWFQDNQEDLTGLFPVETEEGEDDKKSGVSSAILLSKNRSVVLFTEANFGGKKYTMQPGEWCEKVKFTDDHQAGQNDKWLSFKFI; via the exons ATGTCCATCACGTTGTACGAGGACGAAAAGTCATTTACAGAAGGAAAAGGGGTCACGTTTACACAGTCACGAGCGAATCTTCTCAAAGACGGGAAATTCACAATAGCCGATGTTAAAGCAGGAAACTGGATCTTCTACGAGCGCCAAGACTACCATGGCCCTTTAGTGAAGACAGTAAGAGTTGTTGAAAAACACGTAACCATAAGTGGCGTTAACGGCTCCGTGTTCCTGGTAGAAAATCCCGAACTCATTTTGTTTAAAGACTTTGGCTATCGTGGAGAGAGGAAG tgGTTTCAAGACAATCAGGAAGATCTGACCGGATTATTCCCAGTAGAAACAGAGGAAGGAGAAGACGACAAAAAATCAGGCGTCTCCTCTGCTATCTTGTTGTCTAAGAACCGGTCCGTAGTTTTGTTCACCGAAGCCAATTTTGGAGGCAAGAAATATACTATGCAACCAGGAGAGTGGTGTGAAAAGGTGAAGTTCACGGACGACCACCAGGCGGGACAGAACGACAAATGGCTGAGCTTCAAATTTATCTAA
- the LOC140927008 gene encoding uncharacterized protein produces MSDAEDSNVRSRPNPEVVDPSTGAAIQAAVTRSIGSLTDNLTQVIESRLTDFAKRFSEENSSSVEQAVKKARREQYTCKRKGNQQQLDHSLQVLDKLDEASDALKHKSYEKAKAALESGTELVSKRVKAIKLADKSEFGWATVNEYLSDELASDSDDEKRIYRAERRAERKVTKEKRRRARSGDKGSGSASTSRATSSRYASSDLVSRPEARPARRLGPCFKISTQHFFALLSLFLSSSIMALPHRP; encoded by the coding sequence ATGAGTGACGCGGAGGACAGCAATGTTCGTTCTCGTCCGAACCCTGAAGTCGTAGATCCTTCTACTGGCGCTGCTATACAGGCTGCCGTTACTCGTTCTATAGGTTCTTTAACCGACAACCTTACACAGGTCATTGAATCTCGGCTTACCGATTTTGCCAAGCGTTTTTCAGAGGAAAACAGTTCGTCCGTTGAGCAAGCTGTTAAGAAGGCGCGTCGCGAGCAATACACGTGCAAGAGAAAGGGTAACCAGCAGCAGTTAGACCATTCCCTCCAGGTGCTGGACAAGCTAGACGAAGCTTCCGACGCACTTAAGCACAaatcttatgaaaaagctaaggCTGCTTTGGAGTCAGGTACGGAATTAGTGTCCAAGCGTGTTAAAGCAATAAAGCTAGCCGACAAGAGCGAGTTTGGATGGGCGACGGTCAATGAGTATCTATCCGACGAACTCGCCTCTGACTCAGATGATGAGAAGAGAATTTACCGGGCCGAGAGGAGAGCTGAGAGAAAGGTCACTAAGGAAAAACGTCGTCGTGCCCGTTCTGGCGACAAAGGCAGTGGCTCCGCCTCTACATCTCGGGCGACTTCGTCAAGATACGCATCCAGCGATTTGGTTTCACGCCCGGAGGCTAGACCAGCTCGTCGTTTGGGCCCCTGTTTTAAGATAAGTACCCAGCACTTTTTCGCTTTactatctttgtttctttcttcgtCGATTATGGCGTTACCGCACAGGCCATAA